A genomic stretch from Thermomonospora umbrina includes:
- a CDS encoding ABC transporter ATP-binding protein: protein MTAAIEMRGLRVAFADGLAADVDLEVTAGEIVVLLGPSGCGKSTVLRALAGLLPVAGGTVRPSDGPAHRRGIAMVFQEDALLPWRTARRNVEYALELRGVPRRERGDEALELLEQVGLTGFADHLPGRLSGGMRQRVQLARTLAARPKIMLMDEPFGALDAQTRADMQRLLVSVWERHRTTILFVTHDVDEALLIADRIVLLTPRPATVDRIFEVPRPRAPGTRFEPAFARMRYEILAALGARTERPEPV from the coding sequence ATGACCGCCGCGATCGAGATGCGGGGCCTCCGGGTCGCCTTCGCCGACGGGCTCGCCGCCGACGTCGACCTGGAGGTGACCGCCGGGGAGATCGTCGTCCTGCTGGGCCCGTCCGGCTGCGGCAAGTCCACCGTGCTGCGCGCCCTCGCCGGTCTGCTGCCCGTCGCCGGCGGCACCGTGCGCCCCTCCGACGGCCCGGCGCACCGGCGCGGGATCGCCATGGTGTTCCAGGAGGACGCGCTGCTGCCGTGGCGCACCGCCCGCCGCAACGTGGAGTACGCGCTGGAGCTGCGTGGCGTGCCCCGACGGGAGCGGGGGGACGAGGCCCTGGAACTGCTGGAGCAGGTGGGCCTCACCGGGTTCGCCGACCACCTGCCGGGGCGGCTGTCGGGCGGGATGCGCCAGCGCGTCCAGCTCGCCCGCACCCTGGCCGCCCGGCCGAAGATCATGCTGATGGACGAGCCGTTCGGGGCGCTGGACGCGCAGACCCGCGCCGACATGCAGCGGCTGCTGGTGTCGGTGTGGGAACGCCACCGCACCACGATCCTGTTCGTCACCCACGACGTGGACGAGGCCCTGCTGATCGCCGACCGGATCGTCCTGCTCACCCCGCGGCCGGCCACCGTCGACCGGATCTTCGAGGTGCCGCGCCCCCGCGCGCCGGGAACGCGGTTCGAGCCCGCGTTCGCCCGGATGCGGTACGAGATCCTGGCGGCCCTCGGAGCCCGCACGGAGCGGCCGGAACCGGTCTAG
- a CDS encoding CBS domain-containing protein, giving the protein MLARDLARPFPVLGLDGDAMDAARLMVERGLPGLIVVDDDQHPVAVLPGSQILRFVVPRYVQDDPTLAHVYAERQADRLCERLRGHTVRDLLPDDPSRPPVVEGDATVMEIAALMAGARSPLVAVVESKGGPRPPMIGAISVADLLRRLLPKGDEHGTGS; this is encoded by the coding sequence GTGCTCGCTCGCGATCTCGCCCGGCCCTTTCCCGTCCTCGGTCTGGACGGCGACGCCATGGACGCCGCCCGGTTGATGGTGGAGCGCGGGCTGCCCGGTCTGATCGTCGTGGACGACGATCAGCATCCGGTGGCGGTGCTGCCCGGCTCGCAGATCCTGCGCTTCGTCGTTCCCCGTTACGTGCAGGACGACCCGACGCTCGCGCACGTGTACGCCGAACGGCAGGCCGACCGGTTGTGCGAGCGGCTGCGCGGGCACACCGTCCGCGACCTGCTGCCCGACGACCCGTCACGGCCGCCGGTGGTGGAGGGCGACGCGACCGTCATGGAGATCGCCGCGTTGATGGCGGGGGCGCGCAGCCCCCTGGTCGCCGTGGTGGAGTCCAAGGGCGGACCGAGGCCGCCGATGATCGGCGCGATCTCGGTGGCCGACCTGCTGCGGCGACTGCTGCCGAAGGGGGATGAGCATGGAACCGGTTCCTGA
- a CDS encoding PIG-L deacetylase family protein, whose product MEPVPEDWERALAIVPHPDDLEYGASTAIAKWTSAGKTVVEVLGTRGEAGIDGMDPEEVARVRTAEQVEAARLVGVDTVEFLDHPDGMIEYGLPLRRDIARAIRRHRPEVVVSLNFRETWPGGEGFNTADHRVFGLAVADAVRDAANRWVFRDPAEEPWSGVRFALFAGSPAAGHYVDVAGHLPAGIASLRAHRVYFDHLGEEFDPEAFLTGVAEQGGREAGVAQAVTFELIAL is encoded by the coding sequence ATGGAACCGGTTCCTGAGGACTGGGAGCGCGCGCTGGCGATCGTGCCGCACCCCGACGACCTGGAGTACGGCGCGTCCACGGCGATCGCCAAGTGGACGTCCGCCGGGAAGACCGTGGTGGAGGTGCTCGGCACCCGGGGCGAGGCGGGGATCGACGGGATGGACCCCGAGGAGGTCGCCCGCGTCCGCACCGCCGAGCAGGTCGAGGCCGCCCGGCTCGTCGGGGTCGACACGGTGGAGTTCCTCGACCACCCCGACGGGATGATCGAGTACGGGCTGCCGTTGCGCCGCGACATCGCCCGGGCGATCCGCCGGCACCGTCCCGAGGTGGTCGTGTCGCTGAACTTCCGGGAGACCTGGCCGGGCGGGGAGGGCTTCAACACGGCCGACCACCGGGTGTTCGGCCTGGCCGTGGCGGACGCTGTGCGGGACGCCGCCAACCGGTGGGTGTTCCGCGACCCGGCGGAGGAGCCGTGGAGCGGCGTGCGGTTCGCGCTGTTCGCGGGTTCCCCGGCGGCCGGGCACTACGTGGACGTCGCCGGGCACCTGCCCGCGGGCATCGCGTCGCTGCGGGCGCACCGGGTGTACTTCGACCATCTCGGCGAGGAGTTCGACCCGGAGGCGTTCCTCACCGGCGTCGCCGAGCAGGGCGGCCGGGAGGCGGGTGTCGCGCAGGCGGTGACGTTCGAGCTGATCGCCCTGTGA
- a CDS encoding 4Fe-4S dicluster domain-containing protein yields MAQATTRVDVPVTIDPDKCITGCTLCVDMCPLDSLAIDASSGKAYMHVDECWYCGPCAARCPTDAVTVNIPVLLR; encoded by the coding sequence ATGGCGCAGGCCACCACCCGCGTGGACGTCCCCGTGACCATCGACCCCGACAAGTGCATCACCGGCTGCACCCTGTGCGTCGACATGTGCCCGCTCGACTCCCTGGCCATCGACGCGTCGAGCGGCAAGGCGTACATGCACGTCGACGAATGCTGGTACTGCGGCCCGTGCGCCGCCCGCTGCCCCACCGACGCGGTGACCGTGAACATCCCCGTACTCCTGCGATGA
- the yidC gene encoding membrane protein insertase YidC, producing the protein MLDAPTSLAYDLVLALTEALRTPAGGGAAVAAIALFTMGVRVLLLPLSVMAARGARSRARLAPQVAELRRRHRDDPEALRRELTALYGGAGVSPVAGCLPSLAQAPFFFVTYRLFVSTTIAGHQNLLLGHTLLGAPLGQNLMGVLAGGPFTVPALAFLGLFALLAAVAWVSSRQLARAMSADAPGGPVLRLMPYGTLAVAAFAPLAAGVYLLVSTAWTAGERAVLHRPAPA; encoded by the coding sequence ATGCTCGACGCTCCGACGTCCTTGGCGTACGACCTGGTGCTGGCGCTGACCGAGGCGCTACGCACACCGGCGGGCGGCGGCGCCGCCGTGGCCGCGATCGCGCTGTTCACGATGGGGGTGCGGGTCCTGCTGCTGCCGCTGAGCGTGATGGCCGCTCGCGGCGCGCGGTCCCGCGCCCGCCTGGCGCCGCAGGTCGCGGAGCTGCGACGCCGCCACCGCGACGACCCCGAAGCGCTGCGCCGCGAGCTGACGGCGCTGTACGGCGGCGCGGGGGTGTCCCCGGTGGCCGGGTGCCTGCCGTCGCTGGCGCAGGCCCCGTTCTTCTTCGTGACGTACCGGTTGTTCGTGTCGACGACCATCGCCGGGCACCAGAACCTACTGCTCGGCCACACGCTGTTGGGCGCACCGCTCGGGCAGAACCTCATGGGCGTGCTCGCGGGCGGGCCGTTCACGGTGCCCGCGCTGGCCTTCCTCGGGCTGTTCGCCCTGCTGGCGGCGGTCGCATGGGTGTCCTCCCGCCAACTCGCGCGGGCCATGTCCGCGGACGCGCCGGGCGGTCCGGTGCTGCGACTGATGCCGTACGGCACGCTCGCCGTGGCCGCGTTCGCCCCGTTGGCCGCGGGGGTGTACCTGCTGGTGTCGACGGCGTGGACGGCCGGTGAGCGGGCCGTCCTGCACCGGCCCGCCCCCGCCTAG
- a CDS encoding DUF3710 domain-containing protein, with translation MPIRRRRQGEEPDSTLEPAGEEADAVETDDAPAAGAAVEGDGPYDSGDAYPELQRLDFGSIQVPVAEGLGFQVNFEATEVDEAGNPLNGRPVAVLVQHAESVLQIQAFAAPKRSGIWDEIRKETATEVAEQAQGQTEEREGPFGTELLAMVPAELTEEMLNEMPPEVREQIPAEVIEQGYAWQPIRFIGIDGPRWFLKGVVQGAAIEDEEQWQILEDVFRNIVVVRGEQPMPPRELLPLNLPEEFSEAAQTEEGEAEAETLDPFERGPEITEVR, from the coding sequence GTGCCTATTCGACGTCGTCGCCAGGGCGAGGAACCTGACAGCACCCTCGAACCGGCCGGCGAGGAGGCGGACGCCGTCGAGACGGACGACGCCCCCGCCGCCGGAGCGGCCGTTGAGGGGGACGGACCCTATGACTCGGGCGACGCCTACCCGGAGCTGCAGCGCCTGGACTTCGGCTCGATCCAGGTCCCGGTCGCCGAGGGCCTCGGCTTCCAGGTGAACTTCGAGGCCACCGAGGTCGACGAGGCGGGCAACCCGCTCAACGGCCGGCCGGTCGCGGTGCTCGTCCAGCACGCCGAGAGCGTGCTCCAGATCCAGGCGTTCGCCGCGCCCAAGCGCAGCGGCATCTGGGACGAGATCCGCAAGGAGACCGCCACCGAGGTGGCCGAGCAGGCCCAGGGTCAGACCGAGGAGCGCGAGGGGCCGTTCGGCACCGAGCTGCTGGCCATGGTCCCCGCCGAGCTGACCGAGGAGATGCTCAACGAGATGCCGCCGGAGGTGCGCGAGCAGATCCCGGCCGAGGTCATCGAGCAGGGGTACGCCTGGCAGCCCATCCGGTTCATCGGCATCGACGGACCCCGCTGGTTCCTCAAGGGCGTGGTGCAGGGCGCCGCGATCGAGGACGAGGAGCAGTGGCAGATCCTCGAGGACGTCTTCCGCAACATCGTGGTGGTCCGCGGCGAGCAGCCGATGCCGCCGCGCGAGCTGCTCCCGTTGAACCTGCCGGAGGAGTTCTCCGAGGCCGCCCAGACCGAGGAGGGCGAGGCCGAGGCCGAGACCCTCGACCCGTTCGAGCGCGGTCCCGAGATCACCGAGGTTCGCTGA
- the dut gene encoding dUTP diphosphatase, which translates to MTNDVDVLIQRLDEGLPLPSYAHPGDAGADLVTAVDVDLEPGQRAVVPTGVAIALPDGYAAFVHPRSGLGAKFGVTIVNAPGTIDAGYRGEIKVTLLNTDPHRPVRLRRGDRVAQLVVQRVERAVFHEVSALPGSTRGTDGLGSTGGLSAASPGAGHN; encoded by the coding sequence TTGACGAACGACGTCGACGTGCTGATCCAGCGGCTCGACGAGGGGCTGCCGCTCCCGTCGTACGCCCATCCCGGCGACGCGGGGGCCGACCTGGTCACCGCCGTCGACGTGGACCTGGAGCCGGGACAGCGCGCCGTGGTCCCCACCGGCGTGGCCATCGCCCTCCCCGACGGATATGCCGCCTTTGTTCACCCCAGGTCCGGTTTGGGCGCTAAGTTTGGGGTCACGATCGTCAACGCGCCCGGCACGATCGACGCCGGATATCGCGGCGAGATCAAGGTGACCCTGCTGAACACCGACCCGCATCGGCCCGTCCGCCTGCGGCGCGGCGACCGGGTCGCGCAGTTGGTCGTCCAGCGGGTGGAGCGGGCGGTGTTCCACGAGGTCTCCGCACTCCCCGGGTCCACGCGCGGCACCGACGGCCTCGGCTCCACCGGGGGGCTGTCGGCGGCCTCGCCGGGGGCGGGGCACAACTAG
- a CDS encoding ABC transporter substrate-binding protein, with the protein MNARWKAVTSIAALGAALAGLAGCGGSGGGGGTVRVDVGYQSKTINTVTAGTLLRDLGHLERRLAELGRRNGKTYKVRWYDFATGAPLTAQMIAGKIAIGSMGDYPLLINGSRSAGFDDARSRFVGVTGYNLRGSLNQVVVPRDSTARTLADLRGKAVSTSVGSAAHGMLVRGLRGQGLQPADIEILGQDPSVGVTNVESGKAAALAQFVPYPQQMIFNGKARLLYDGGAIAFPTFHGIVAREKWTRDHPEVLEAFLAATKDTTAHLHRDPLDSARRVARATGLQPEVVYLYNGAGGLVTFDMTIKPQLVDALRKDVPFLKEIGSIKELDVDAFTDDGPLRRAYGPGYDRDAASLTNPAAIKGRDEICDLDVTDPRTASEAWIGEEITPAANPTCLLRLVKKRGGEPRAVYAPSADTGTKLFADAASWVRDPRAEWPLLPFATPEAAAAYVGGHPGAQTLDYRAALAAA; encoded by the coding sequence ATGAACGCACGTTGGAAGGCCGTCACGTCGATCGCCGCCCTGGGCGCGGCCCTGGCCGGCCTGGCGGGATGCGGCGGCTCGGGCGGTGGGGGCGGCACCGTCCGGGTCGACGTCGGCTACCAGTCCAAGACCATCAACACCGTCACCGCCGGCACCCTGCTCCGCGACCTCGGCCACCTGGAGCGACGGTTGGCCGAGCTCGGTCGCAGGAACGGAAAGACCTACAAGGTCCGCTGGTACGACTTCGCGACCGGGGCGCCGCTGACCGCCCAGATGATCGCGGGCAAGATCGCGATCGGCTCGATGGGGGACTATCCGCTGTTGATCAACGGGTCCCGGTCGGCGGGCTTCGACGACGCCCGCTCCCGGTTCGTCGGGGTCACCGGCTACAACCTGCGCGGGTCGCTCAACCAGGTCGTGGTGCCCCGCGACTCCACCGCCCGCACCCTGGCCGACCTGCGCGGCAAGGCGGTGTCCACCAGCGTCGGATCGGCCGCCCACGGCATGCTGGTGCGAGGTCTGCGGGGCCAGGGACTGCAGCCCGCCGACATCGAGATCCTCGGCCAGGACCCGTCGGTGGGCGTCACCAACGTGGAGTCGGGCAAGGCCGCCGCCCTCGCCCAGTTCGTGCCCTACCCCCAGCAGATGATCTTCAACGGGAAGGCCCGGCTGCTGTACGACGGCGGGGCGATCGCGTTCCCCACCTTCCACGGCATCGTCGCCCGCGAGAAGTGGACCCGAGACCATCCCGAGGTGCTGGAGGCGTTCCTGGCCGCCACCAAGGACACCACCGCACACCTGCACCGCGACCCGCTGGACTCGGCCCGGCGGGTGGCCCGTGCCACCGGCCTCCAGCCCGAGGTCGTCTACCTCTACAACGGCGCGGGCGGGCTCGTCACCTTCGACATGACGATCAAGCCGCAGCTCGTGGACGCGCTCCGCAAGGACGTCCCGTTCCTCAAGGAGATCGGCTCCATCAAGGAGCTGGACGTGGACGCCTTCACCGACGACGGCCCGCTGCGCAGGGCCTACGGGCCCGGCTACGACCGGGACGCCGCCTCGCTGACCAACCCCGCCGCGATCAAGGGCCGGGACGAGATCTGCGACCTGGACGTGACCGACCCGAGGACCGCCTCCGAGGCGTGGATCGGCGAGGAGATCACCCCCGCCGCCAACCCCACCTGCCTGCTGCGCCTGGTCAAGAAGCGCGGCGGCGAGCCCCGGGCGGTGTACGCGCCGTCCGCGGACACCGGGACCAAGCTCTTCGCCGACGCGGCGAGCTGGGTGCGCGACCCCCGTGCCGAGTGGCCGCTGCTGCCGTTCGCCACCCCGGAGGCCGCCGCCGCGTACGTCGGCGGTCACCCGGGCGCCCAGACCCTCGACTACCGGGCCGCGCTCGCCGCCGCCTGA
- a CDS encoding fumarate reductase/succinate dehydrogenase flavoprotein subunit, with the protein MEIPEPSRRREIACDVLIIGGGTAGSMAALTAAAHGADVLLLEKAHVRHSGALAMGMDGVNNAVIPGKADPEQYVAEITVANDGIVNQRAVHQTATRGFGMIKRLEGYGVKFEKDAHDEYAVRQVHRSGRYVLPMPEGRDVKKVLYRALRTRDVRSHVTIENRVMPVRVLVRDGRAVGAVGFDTRTGEFVTVAAKAVILATGACGRLGLPASGYLYGTYENPTNAGDGHAMAYHAGAELSGIECFQINPLIKDYNGPACAYVANPFGGYQVNAEGHRFVDSDYWSGQMMAEFKRELDGARGPIYLKLSHLPDDTIRQIEQILHVTERPTRGTFHAGRGHDYRTHDVEMHVSEIGLCSGHSSSGVWVDEHAATSVPGLYAAGDLACVPHNYMVGAFVFGEIAATSAAEHARAVSSVPLPEEQIEAAHELIYRPARQPDGPPQQQIEYKLRRYVNDYLQPPKLTRYMEIAVETFERMRSEIAGIGARSPHELMRAAEVTFIRDCAEMAARASLFRTESRWGLYHQRADFPERNDADWFCHVNLRKGADGAMEFLKRPVAPYIVDVPGFERPDGVAAEDLEAVGSAR; encoded by the coding sequence ATGGAGATCCCCGAGCCCTCGCGGCGGCGTGAGATCGCCTGTGACGTTCTGATCATCGGCGGCGGCACCGCCGGGAGCATGGCGGCGCTCACCGCCGCCGCCCACGGCGCGGACGTGCTGCTGCTGGAGAAGGCCCATGTCCGCCACTCCGGGGCGCTGGCCATGGGGATGGACGGCGTCAACAACGCGGTGATCCCCGGCAAGGCGGACCCCGAGCAGTACGTCGCCGAGATCACCGTCGCCAACGACGGGATCGTGAACCAGCGCGCCGTCCACCAGACCGCCACCCGGGGCTTCGGGATGATCAAGCGGCTGGAGGGCTACGGCGTCAAGTTCGAGAAGGACGCCCACGACGAGTACGCGGTCCGCCAGGTGCACCGGTCCGGCCGGTACGTGCTCCCGATGCCCGAGGGCCGCGACGTCAAGAAGGTCCTCTACCGAGCGCTGCGCACCCGCGACGTCCGCTCCCATGTGACGATCGAGAACCGGGTGATGCCCGTACGGGTGCTGGTGCGCGACGGCCGCGCGGTCGGGGCGGTCGGCTTCGACACCCGCACCGGCGAGTTCGTCACCGTGGCGGCCAAGGCGGTGATCCTGGCCACCGGCGCCTGCGGCCGGCTCGGCCTCCCCGCCAGCGGCTACCTGTACGGCACGTACGAGAACCCCACCAACGCGGGCGACGGCCACGCGATGGCGTACCACGCGGGCGCCGAGCTCAGCGGCATCGAGTGCTTCCAGATCAACCCGCTGATCAAGGACTACAACGGGCCCGCCTGCGCCTACGTCGCCAACCCGTTCGGCGGCTACCAGGTCAACGCCGAGGGCCACCGGTTCGTCGACTCCGACTACTGGTCCGGGCAGATGATGGCCGAGTTCAAACGGGAGCTGGACGGCGCCCGGGGGCCGATCTACCTCAAGCTCAGCCACCTGCCGGACGACACGATCCGACAGATCGAGCAGATCCTGCACGTCACCGAACGCCCCACGCGCGGCACGTTCCACGCCGGGCGCGGCCACGACTACCGCACCCACGACGTCGAGATGCACGTCTCGGAGATCGGCCTGTGCAGCGGCCACTCCTCCTCCGGGGTGTGGGTGGACGAGCACGCCGCCACCAGCGTCCCCGGCCTGTACGCGGCGGGGGACCTGGCCTGCGTGCCGCACAACTACATGGTGGGGGCGTTCGTGTTCGGCGAGATCGCCGCGACCTCGGCGGCGGAGCACGCGCGGGCCGTCTCCTCGGTCCCCCTGCCCGAGGAGCAGATCGAGGCCGCGCACGAGCTGATCTACCGGCCCGCCCGGCAGCCGGACGGGCCGCCGCAGCAGCAGATCGAGTACAAGCTGCGCCGCTACGTCAACGACTACCTCCAGCCGCCCAAGCTCACCCGCTACATGGAGATCGCCGTCGAGACCTTCGAACGGATGCGGTCGGAGATCGCCGGCATCGGGGCGCGCAGCCCGCACGAGCTGATGCGGGCCGCCGAGGTCACCTTCATCCGGGACTGCGCCGAGATGGCCGCCCGCGCCTCCCTGTTCCGCACCGAGAGCCGCTGGGGCCTCTACCACCAGCGGGCCGACTTCCCGGAGCGGAACGACGCCGACTGGTTCTGCCACGTCAACCTCAGGAAGGGGGCCGACGGCGCGATGGAGTTCCTCAAGCGGCCGGTCGCGCCGTACATCGTGGACGTGCCCGGGTTCGAGCGCCCCGACGGGGTCGCCGCCGAGGACCTGGAGGCCGTGGGGTCGGCGCGATGA
- a CDS encoding HEAT repeat domain-containing protein, translating to MSARIVELLELADEAPEVEDLEPYLDDPDPAVRRAALQVLSEAADDWSAASPRVAGALLDDDAAVRGMGADLLAELREVLVCGPAFGAALREALASADPTTRVAALGSLWRHRLCLAADALAALADPDSGVRREAVRALVSLDDLDGLARAAADADPLVRQAAAAGLGEVGDPRGLDTLGALAADVNPFVRAVAFAAMASTGCHGPGLALVLAALGDASWEVRQGAAVALAAADPDRAVGPLAVAAGDDNIDVRKAAVRSLGRWPDRPDVRSALSGALDDADADVRAWARLGLDPR from the coding sequence ATGAGCGCCCGCATCGTGGAGCTGCTCGAACTCGCCGACGAGGCCCCCGAGGTCGAGGACCTGGAGCCGTACCTCGACGACCCCGACCCGGCGGTCCGGCGCGCCGCGCTCCAGGTGCTCAGCGAGGCCGCCGACGACTGGTCCGCGGCGTCCCCGAGGGTCGCCGGGGCCCTGCTGGACGACGACGCGGCCGTCCGGGGGATGGGCGCGGACCTGCTCGCCGAACTGCGCGAGGTGCTGGTGTGCGGGCCCGCCTTCGGCGCGGCGCTGCGCGAGGCCCTCGCCTCCGCCGACCCGACCACCCGGGTCGCGGCCCTCGGCTCGTTGTGGCGGCACCGGCTCTGCCTGGCCGCCGACGCCCTCGCCGCCCTGGCCGACCCCGACTCCGGGGTGCGCCGCGAGGCGGTGCGGGCGCTGGTCTCGCTGGACGACCTGGACGGGCTCGCGCGGGCCGCCGCCGACGCCGACCCGCTGGTCCGCCAGGCCGCCGCGGCCGGGCTCGGCGAGGTCGGGGACCCGCGCGGCCTCGACACGCTCGGGGCGCTCGCCGCCGACGTCAACCCGTTCGTCCGGGCCGTCGCGTTCGCCGCGATGGCCTCGACCGGCTGCCACGGCCCGGGCCTCGCCCTTGTCCTCGCGGCCCTGGGGGACGCGTCGTGGGAGGTCAGGCAGGGCGCCGCCGTGGCGTTGGCCGCCGCCGACCCCGACCGGGCCGTCGGGCCGCTGGCGGTGGCCGCCGGCGACGACAACATCGACGTCCGCAAGGCCGCCGTCCGCTCGCTGGGGCGCTGGCCCGACCGCCCCGACGTGCGGTCCGCGCTCTCCGGGGCGCTGGACGACGCCGACGCCGACGTCCGGGCCTGGGCCCGGCTCGGCCTGGACCCCCGCTGA
- a CDS encoding ABC transporter permease produces the protein MTTTEISRAAPAAVPSEAPTRAAAAPRVGRVALSAAPIAGALLLWHLLTTFDVSLWLRFDKIPSPVEVYDALVVQLGTGRFYGDLLASLRRILAGFLLAALTGVALGVAVGRVRWVAALARPLIEVTRPIPAIALVPLAILLFPTGEQGIVFITWFAAFFPICVSTVHAMRALPTVWEDAARTMGAGRRSVLLHIVLPGAMPGIFSGLSVAMGVAWICVISAEMISGQYGVGYFTWQAYGLLDYPAVVAGMLSIGVLGLGTAWLVERLGRRINRWLPGEARR, from the coding sequence ATGACGACCACCGAGATCTCCCGGGCCGCGCCCGCCGCCGTTCCCTCCGAGGCCCCGACGCGCGCCGCCGCCGCGCCCCGCGTGGGCCGGGTCGCGCTGAGCGCCGCGCCGATCGCCGGGGCGCTGCTGCTCTGGCATCTGCTCACCACGTTCGACGTCAGCCTGTGGCTGCGCTTCGACAAGATCCCCTCGCCCGTCGAGGTGTACGACGCCCTGGTCGTCCAACTCGGCACCGGGCGCTTCTACGGCGATCTGCTGGCCAGTCTGCGCCGGATCCTGGCCGGGTTCCTGCTGGCCGCCCTCACCGGGGTGGCGCTGGGCGTCGCGGTCGGCCGCGTCCGTTGGGTGGCCGCCCTCGCCCGTCCGCTGATCGAGGTGACGCGGCCGATTCCGGCCATCGCCCTGGTCCCCCTCGCGATCCTGCTGTTCCCCACCGGGGAGCAGGGGATCGTGTTCATCACCTGGTTCGCCGCGTTCTTCCCGATCTGCGTGAGCACCGTCCACGCCATGCGCGCCCTGCCGACCGTGTGGGAGGACGCCGCCCGCACCATGGGCGCCGGACGCCGGTCGGTCCTCCTGCACATCGTGCTGCCGGGCGCCATGCCGGGCATCTTCTCCGGTCTGTCGGTCGCCATGGGCGTCGCCTGGATCTGCGTGATCAGCGCGGAGATGATCTCCGGCCAGTACGGGGTCGGCTACTTCACCTGGCAGGCGTACGGGCTGCTGGACTATCCGGCGGTGGTCGCCGGGATGCTCTCCATCGGCGTCCTGGGGCTGGGCACCGCCTGGCTGGTGGAACGACTGGGCCGCCGGATCAACCGCTGGCTGCCGGGGGAGGCGCGCCGATGA
- a CDS encoding ArsB/NhaD family transporter translates to MSAAAAIVIFATAYVLIASERIHRTAVALGGAALMLLLHITDAEKAFFSEESGVDWNVVFLLLGMMVIVSSLRQTGVFEYVAIWAAKRARGRPYRLMVMLVLITAVASALLDNVTTVLLIAPVTFLVCERLALNPVPYLIAEVMASNIGGTATLVGDPPNIIIASRGNLAFNDFLVHLAPLVVLLMAVFCLLCRWLFRSAFRYDPELAAEVMELEEREAITDRRLLVQGLAVLGVVVVAFVLHPVLHYEPSVVALLGAGLLVAATKVTTEQALEEVEWPTLVFFMGLFVMVGGLVETGVIGNVAESAVEATEGRLAFASMLLLWASAGLSAIVDNIPYVATMSPIVAELVENAGPDGQVLWWSLALGADLGGNATAIGASANVVVLGIAARNGHPISFWHFTKYGVVVTLITVALCVPYLWLRYL, encoded by the coding sequence GTGAGCGCCGCCGCCGCGATCGTCATCTTCGCCACCGCGTACGTTCTGATCGCCTCCGAGCGGATCCACCGCACCGCCGTGGCGCTCGGCGGGGCCGCCCTGATGCTGCTCCTGCACATCACCGACGCGGAGAAGGCGTTCTTCTCCGAGGAGAGCGGCGTCGACTGGAACGTCGTCTTCCTCCTGCTCGGCATGATGGTGATCGTCTCGTCGCTGCGGCAGACCGGGGTGTTCGAGTACGTGGCGATCTGGGCGGCCAAACGCGCCCGGGGCCGGCCCTATCGGCTGATGGTCATGCTGGTGCTGATCACCGCGGTGGCCTCGGCGCTGCTGGACAACGTCACCACCGTGCTGCTGATCGCGCCGGTCACGTTCCTGGTCTGCGAGCGGCTGGCCCTCAACCCGGTGCCGTACCTGATCGCCGAGGTGATGGCGTCCAACATCGGCGGCACCGCCACCCTGGTCGGCGACCCGCCCAACATCATCATCGCCAGCCGGGGGAACCTGGCGTTCAACGACTTCCTCGTCCATCTCGCGCCCCTGGTGGTGCTGTTGATGGCGGTGTTCTGTCTGCTGTGCCGGTGGCTGTTCCGCTCCGCGTTCCGGTACGACCCGGAGCTGGCGGCCGAGGTGATGGAGCTGGAGGAGCGCGAGGCCATCACCGACCGGCGGCTGCTCGTGCAGGGGCTGGCGGTGCTGGGCGTGGTGGTCGTGGCGTTCGTGCTGCATCCGGTCCTGCACTACGAGCCCTCGGTCGTGGCGCTGCTGGGCGCCGGCCTGCTGGTGGCCGCCACCAAGGTCACCACCGAGCAGGCCCTCGAAGAGGTCGAGTGGCCCACCCTGGTGTTCTTCATGGGCCTGTTCGTCATGGTCGGCGGGCTGGTGGAGACCGGCGTGATCGGGAACGTCGCCGAGTCCGCCGTGGAGGCCACCGAGGGAAGACTGGCCTTCGCGTCGATGCTGCTGCTGTGGGCGTCGGCGGGCCTGTCCGCGATCGTCGACAACATCCCCTACGTGGCGACCATGAGCCCGATCGTCGCCGAACTCGTGGAGAACGCGGGCCCCGACGGCCAGGTGCTGTGGTGGTCGCTGGCCCTCGGGGCCGACCTGGGCGGCAACGCCACGGCGATCGGGGCCAGCGCCAACGTCGTGGTGCTCGGCATCGCCGCCCGCAACGGCCATCCGATCAGCTTCTGGCACTTCACCAAGTACGGCGTCGTCGTCACCCTGATCACCGTCGCGCTGTGCGTCCCCTACCTGTGGCTGCGGTACCTGTGA